From one Bacillus sp. Marseille-P3661 genomic stretch:
- a CDS encoding copper amine oxidase N-terminal domain-containing protein, with protein MNKGLKITTSAALLAGVVAPVAVSSVDAAASTASISSLTVPTVKATTAQTTGVVKIVVPGGARTSGETLILDLGDAKIAGFSTVGAANVGTVGTTQSPSGVTTQPTVDLQLNEDSTFTASTDVSVSAEEKKVKIQFNTDVAYTSEAVLYVELKNLDMTDVASGEYKVKLSASPNSGLPTGDVTVANVFGEDEDKVTVTSGSLDTHNSTFEFKLGFKEDSLKSIKAGDYVKVKLPAGYKWTTASNSSIGFSKVYGDTFTTSQFTVTPESDERVLKIEFTTDTTVSSNFEISNLRFLVDDQDLAKNGEIIADIDAEGFDIGVSEIKVGTYGQFGTTISAKDDEKVVVSGQTDQKVNDITIKESIKESLVAGRTVVIELPDGVKFTDVDTNTITDNGVTLNGNTSISSAKDKLTLTVSGQSSKAAELKIKGLKVSAKAGFTGDVIAKISGTAGVEGEVKIAEAKPAVTATVEKANDVIIGLGAQKVADIEITESVKEAFLNTTSGTVQLVLPEGVHFEKLPTLEVDGDLDLDDVNWGSDKSTVTFDVDAQSIKASKITVKDVSLRVYRDVPEGNIELSIKGGDLVNNTADFTANDDTAAKVVIARVATPAEGKGLAGEVVFTVGATTYVANGVEKTMDVAPFIEGGRSYMPIRYVAEAVGADFITWDQATQTATIMKGDRVVQLTAGSKALKVNGASISMDAAAQVKEGRTVLPVRFVGQALGANVDWNEADQTVTVK; from the coding sequence ATGAATAAAGGTTTAAAAATCACTACTTCTGCAGCATTATTAGCTGGTGTAGTTGCTCCTGTAGCAGTATCTTCAGTTGACGCAGCAGCTAGCACAGCATCAATCTCATCTTTAACAGTTCCAACAGTAAAGGCTACAACTGCTCAAACTACTGGTGTAGTTAAGATCGTTGTTCCTGGTGGAGCTAGAACATCTGGTGAAACATTAATCTTAGATTTAGGTGACGCTAAGATCGCAGGATTCAGTACAGTTGGTGCTGCTAACGTAGGTACAGTAGGTACTACTCAATCTCCATCTGGAGTAACTACACAACCAACTGTTGACCTTCAACTTAACGAAGATTCAACATTCACAGCATCTACAGATGTTTCTGTAAGTGCAGAAGAAAAGAAAGTTAAAATTCAATTCAACACAGATGTAGCTTATACAAGCGAAGCTGTATTATATGTTGAACTTAAAAATCTAGATATGACAGATGTAGCATCTGGTGAATATAAAGTTAAATTATCAGCATCACCTAACAGTGGTCTTCCAACAGGCGATGTAACTGTTGCTAACGTATTTGGTGAAGATGAAGATAAAGTTACTGTAACTTCAGGATCATTAGATACACACAACAGCACATTTGAATTCAAATTAGGTTTCAAAGAAGATTCTTTAAAATCTATCAAGGCTGGCGACTATGTTAAAGTTAAATTACCAGCTGGTTACAAGTGGACTACAGCATCAAATTCAAGCATTGGTTTCAGCAAAGTCTATGGTGATACTTTCACAACTAGTCAATTCACTGTAACTCCTGAAAGTGATGAGCGAGTATTAAAAATTGAATTCACAACTGATACAACTGTATCTTCAAACTTCGAAATCTCAAACTTACGTTTCTTAGTAGATGATCAAGATCTAGCTAAAAACGGCGAAATCATTGCTGATATCGATGCAGAAGGTTTTGATATCGGTGTATCTGAAATTAAAGTTGGAACTTACGGTCAATTTGGAACAACTATCTCAGCTAAAGATGATGAAAAAGTTGTAGTTTCTGGTCAAACTGATCAAAAAGTAAACGATATTACTATTAAAGAATCAATTAAAGAATCATTAGTTGCTGGTAGAACAGTAGTTATCGAATTACCAGACGGCGTTAAATTTACTGATGTTGACACTAACACAATCACTGATAACGGTGTAACATTAAATGGAAATACTTCAATTTCTTCAGCTAAAGACAAGTTAACTTTAACAGTTAGTGGTCAATCTTCAAAAGCTGCTGAACTTAAGATCAAAGGATTGAAAGTATCTGCAAAAGCTGGATTCACTGGCGATGTTATCGCTAAGATCTCTGGTACTGCAGGTGTTGAAGGCGAAGTTAAGATTGCTGAAGCTAAGCCTGCTGTAACTGCAACAGTTGAAAAGGCTAATGATGTTATCATCGGTCTTGGAGCACAAAAAGTTGCTGACATCGAAATCACAGAGTCTGTTAAAGAAGCTTTCTTAAACACAACATCTGGTACAGTTCAATTAGTATTACCAGAAGGCGTACACTTCGAAAAACTTCCTACTCTTGAAGTTGATGGCGACTTAGACCTTGACGATGTAAACTGGGGTTCTGATAAGAGCACAGTAACATTCGATGTTGATGCACAATCTATTAAAGCTAGCAAAATCACAGTTAAAGACGTAAGCCTACGCGTTTACCGTGATGTTCCAGAAGGAAACATCGAGTTATCAATCAAAGGTGGAGATCTTGTAAACAATACTGCAGACTTCACTGCTAATGATGACACAGCTGCTAAAGTTGTTATCGCTCGCGTTGCAACTCCAGCTGAAGGTAAAGGTCTTGCTGGTGAAGTAGTATTCACAGTTGGCGCTACAACTTATGTTGCTAATGGCGTTGAAAAGACTATGGATGTTGCTCCATTCATCGAAGGTGGACGTTCTTACATGCCAATCCGTTATGTAGCTGAAGCTGTAGGTGCAGATTTCATCACTTGGGATCAAGCAACTCAAACTGCTACAATTATGAAAGGCGACCGTGTAGTTCAACTTACTGCTGGTAGCAAGGCATTAAAAGTTAACGGTGCATCAATCTCTATGGATGCTGCTGCACAAGTTAAAGAAGGCCGTACAGTTCTTCCTGTTCGTTTTGTAGGTCAAGCTTTAGGTGCAAACGTTG
- a CDS encoding Ig-like domain-containing protein, which yields MAKKIVLLLMVFMLNLGVIVPSGAFAVGESSSTGNGRHSSEKPSAKERSKSERTQNYSANSSGTLVWVESSKKFVKAGDTFSVYVGVQNVYDLFGASLDMKFNPNEVTALNVTPGEIFGELTSVDSLPDDSTTFDRGYFYSKTDNETGELTFLSFLTGNEPSINDGGLFVKIDFQANAAISTGQFLATLTDSRTAFDSGEYNTLIQLSDSNAASIYYDGNAEYSEVNITDAIIAGTVYEETTSNFNIAKDVSVNLYNSSSEFVDTTSADDNGNFYFSNPSITAGTYYIEVIGQNYEPYFFDLELTDTSTVHEEHIYLTPKGLYTINLTWGSSTVTEDLELDLRVKVLDRSTGAFIDEISWNNSGATYLSPYLTHLQDTHGPSGHEIVAVHSPTDYLYEVTAVNYYGEFSAVEDANVKVTVNDYNGVILEEYTYDGAAQGSTWSAVQFTFDSLGDIQLPDGEGPQPQDAALSTNSINGDTIAFDIYGQGFSTAQDVEVWLYRDYSSYNQYSSSSSEDQEVIELVKEEDGVTSTVPMKNPSLRTSSGYDDQGRYAATIGEITDTSISVTGVEGAKHGDYFVEVYLDGQHLTLQNDHLRYRPAGIYVEELINAGNYPYVLPLNYDSYDTDYYPAEFHVYNLPTASPTFEVAFVNAATGTDEIVVDGVTSGIGDPGQSYFTFNFPTDLSKGTYEPEIRVLSGAETLATIPLPLVMVGEPFIEWVDLYKFPLGETEFSFYLGAKNLSGSDTVSLELYQRGSTTPTFTAVGNVVYSDSYLTQIRYNFSSFPTGLPEGDYELVMNVNGEKSLPYKLKGTYSPILQHVTPPAYKANVTSFYAWVKGYNMNSTDFNAELVNFSNEIIATSQESAIVDGNYGNEKLLQFKMTADSPILSGGYFLRIYDSAGEGVTELYMNVTETLNVFGYPYSLSYPASIENSFYLNGVNLDQGNWELTLTDASTGSVVPDVVPVTNVTVDDFGHEKLNIIIPALLEGQYYLVISNTALSNPITITLNVGAATGPFVHSVHIDGPDEVLKPLADSASHEFIGSVLDQYGHEMTNEDVTWSIEETVEGISIDSVTGTLTVQNTAAANSIVTIKATSITHPMIYATKTVTIKEQVTSPIVNSIVVDGPISITVPQLSNAVQYNATVYDQDGNVMSGEQVEWSLAYPVQGVSVNNTSGLVTVLNTASIGSFELMATSITDSSKSGNLVISLVSGMPTDTTPPAVPTVNPVDSDDTVVTGTAEPGSAVKITVNGYEIGYDITDGTGVYSAAIAAQATGTELTITATDAAGNESEPATIIVTESTTNPVDDTPPAVPTVNAVDSDDTVVTGTAEPNAAIKISIMGYEIGYDFADVTGAFSVAINPQAAGTELIITATDAAGNESESAFVTVSEAIVNPPEDTTPPAVPVINPVDSDDTVVTGTSEPESTLVVTVNSLVIGFTFADETGAYSAAIMPQAAGTEITVTAKDATGNESEPAKITVTEANPPVDTTPPAAPTVNPVDSDDTVVTGMAEAESTIKVTVSGSVIATGTANEYGAFSVAITPQNADTVLEVTATDAAENESEPVFITVKIAEIETGNNGEFANGKIIVDGRNVSGKVKLDITYNELPANVSGIQIDIPVPQNAGLSNPDIILNEAIGLTEDDIQINQVSNNVYTLLVGGSELVANPLPTSGKIGTITFDTASTENIDLRFNKLIFTLKSLETPQIAVSNVSMVVKSLIPIPENHYVYDVNRDGNIDITDGSMILYWLTNEMDIQNQIPSITVIDRSIDYGELDELRYFYDVNLDGDINVTDYTTVLFWLTNEMDIQTQRPHFDGIPNVN from the coding sequence ATGGCAAAAAAGATTGTTTTATTACTAATGGTTTTTATGTTAAACCTAGGTGTAATTGTGCCTAGTGGTGCTTTTGCAGTCGGAGAGTCTTCGTCCACAGGCAATGGAAGACACTCTTCCGAAAAACCTTCTGCAAAAGAGAGAAGTAAAAGTGAGCGAACCCAAAACTATAGTGCCAATAGCTCTGGTACATTGGTGTGGGTTGAGAGCTCTAAAAAGTTTGTTAAGGCAGGAGATACATTTTCTGTATATGTAGGTGTACAGAATGTATATGATTTATTTGGGGCTTCACTTGATATGAAGTTTAATCCTAATGAGGTAACAGCTTTAAACGTAACTCCAGGTGAGATATTTGGTGAATTAACGTCTGTTGATAGTCTTCCAGATGATTCTACAACATTTGATCGGGGTTATTTTTATAGCAAAACGGATAATGAAACAGGTGAGCTAACCTTTTTAAGCTTTTTAACGGGTAATGAACCTTCAATAAATGATGGGGGGCTTTTCGTTAAAATAGATTTCCAAGCTAATGCAGCTATTTCAACAGGGCAATTTCTAGCAACACTTACAGACTCACGTACAGCGTTTGACTCAGGGGAATATAATACGCTCATCCAACTTTCTGATTCTAATGCAGCTTCAATTTATTATGATGGAAATGCAGAATACTCCGAAGTAAATATTACAGACGCGATTATAGCTGGAACAGTTTATGAGGAAACGACGAGTAATTTTAATATAGCAAAAGATGTATCCGTGAATTTATATAATAGTTCATCTGAATTTGTTGATACAACTTCAGCTGATGACAATGGAAACTTCTATTTTAGTAATCCATCCATTACAGCAGGAACATATTATATAGAAGTAATAGGACAAAATTATGAGCCGTATTTCTTTGACCTAGAGTTAACAGATACATCAACGGTGCATGAGGAACATATTTACCTTACTCCAAAAGGATTATATACGATTAATCTAACTTGGGGAAGTTCGACGGTTACAGAGGACTTAGAGCTTGATTTACGTGTAAAAGTGCTTGACCGTTCAACTGGTGCATTTATAGACGAGATTAGTTGGAACAATTCTGGTGCAACATATTTATCTCCATATCTAACACATCTTCAAGATACACATGGACCAAGCGGACATGAAATTGTTGCGGTTCATAGTCCAACAGATTACTTATATGAAGTTACTGCTGTAAACTACTATGGAGAATTTTCAGCAGTAGAAGACGCTAATGTTAAAGTTACCGTTAATGATTATAATGGTGTAATTCTTGAAGAATATACTTATGATGGTGCAGCGCAAGGTAGTACATGGAGTGCTGTTCAATTTACATTTGATAGTTTAGGCGATATTCAATTACCAGATGGTGAAGGGCCACAACCACAAGATGCTGCTCTTTCTACCAATAGCATAAATGGAGATACGATTGCATTTGATATTTACGGTCAAGGGTTCTCAACTGCTCAAGATGTTGAAGTTTGGTTATACCGTGATTATTCAAGCTACAACCAGTACTCAAGCAGTAGTTCCGAAGATCAAGAGGTTATCGAGTTAGTAAAAGAAGAAGATGGAGTCACTTCAACAGTACCGATGAAAAATCCTTCTTTAAGAACAAGCAGCGGTTATGACGATCAGGGTAGATATGCAGCAACAATTGGTGAAATTACCGATACGTCTATTTCCGTAACAGGTGTTGAAGGTGCGAAACATGGCGATTATTTCGTAGAGGTTTATTTAGATGGTCAACATTTAACGCTTCAGAATGATCATTTACGTTACCGTCCTGCGGGAATTTATGTGGAAGAGCTTATTAACGCTGGCAACTATCCATATGTTTTACCGCTAAATTATGATTCATATGACACTGATTATTATCCAGCAGAGTTTCATGTTTACAATCTTCCAACAGCTTCACCAACCTTTGAGGTTGCTTTTGTAAATGCTGCTACAGGAACTGATGAGATCGTTGTCGATGGAGTAACTAGTGGTATCGGTGATCCAGGTCAATCGTATTTTACGTTTAATTTCCCTACTGATTTGTCAAAAGGGACGTACGAACCTGAAATAAGAGTCCTATCAGGTGCCGAAACATTAGCGACAATCCCACTTCCTTTAGTAATGGTTGGAGAACCATTTATAGAATGGGTAGATCTATATAAATTTCCATTGGGGGAAACTGAGTTTAGTTTTTATTTAGGAGCTAAGAATTTAAGTGGTTCTGACACTGTATCCTTAGAACTTTATCAAAGGGGCAGCACTACACCGACATTTACTGCAGTAGGGAACGTCGTGTATTCTGATTCGTATTTAACTCAAATTCGTTATAATTTCTCAAGTTTTCCTACAGGTTTACCAGAAGGCGATTATGAGCTTGTTATGAATGTAAACGGTGAAAAGAGCCTACCATATAAACTAAAAGGAACCTATAGTCCAATCTTACAGCATGTAACACCTCCTGCATATAAAGCGAATGTCACGTCATTTTATGCATGGGTAAAAGGTTATAATATGAATTCAACTGATTTTAATGCAGAATTAGTTAATTTTTCTAATGAAATTATAGCAACAAGTCAAGAATCAGCTATAGTAGATGGCAACTATGGAAATGAAAAGTTGTTACAGTTTAAGATGACAGCTGATTCACCAATATTGTCAGGAGGTTATTTCCTGCGGATCTATGATTCTGCTGGGGAAGGAGTGACGGAGCTTTACATGAATGTTACGGAAACATTAAATGTATTTGGTTATCCATACTCCCTAAGTTACCCGGCAAGTATCGAAAATAGCTTTTATTTAAATGGTGTAAACCTTGATCAAGGAAACTGGGAATTAACATTAACAGATGCAAGTACTGGAAGTGTTGTACCTGACGTAGTCCCAGTAACCAATGTGACAGTTGATGATTTTGGCCATGAAAAGCTAAATATCATTATTCCTGCACTATTGGAGGGTCAATATTATTTAGTAATTAGCAATACAGCATTATCGAATCCAATTACAATAACATTGAATGTCGGCGCAGCTACTGGGCCATTTGTACACTCCGTTCATATTGATGGACCGGATGAAGTGTTAAAGCCTTTAGCTGATTCAGCAAGCCATGAATTCATTGGAAGTGTCTTAGATCAATATGGACATGAAATGACGAATGAAGATGTGACCTGGTCAATTGAGGAAACGGTTGAAGGTATTTCAATTGACTCAGTGACAGGAACATTAACAGTTCAAAATACGGCGGCAGCGAATTCCATCGTAACAATTAAAGCTACATCAATCACACATCCAATGATTTATGCAACTAAGACAGTTACGATTAAAGAACAAGTTACTTCACCAATTGTTAATAGCATAGTTGTGGATGGTCCAATAAGTATTACCGTGCCACAATTAAGTAACGCAGTACAATACAATGCAACGGTTTATGATCAAGATGGAAACGTTATGTCAGGTGAACAAGTAGAGTGGTCACTTGCATACCCTGTTCAAGGTGTAAGCGTGAATAATACATCTGGTTTAGTGACTGTTCTTAATACAGCGAGTATAGGTTCATTTGAACTTATGGCTACATCGATAACAGATTCAAGTAAGAGCGGGAATTTAGTTATCTCGTTGGTGAGTGGAATGCCTACAGATACAACACCGCCAGCAGTACCAACAGTCAATCCAGTAGATAGTGATGATACGGTTGTAACAGGAACAGCAGAACCAGGTTCAGCAGTAAAAATAACTGTAAACGGCTATGAAATTGGCTATGACATCACCGATGGAACTGGAGTCTATTCAGCAGCGATAGCGGCGCAAGCTACAGGTACAGAGCTAACCATAACGGCTACAGATGCAGCGGGAAATGAAAGTGAACCTGCAACGATAATAGTTACAGAATCGACTACAAACCCTGTAGATGATACACCGCCGGCAGTGCCAACGGTAAATGCAGTGGATAGCGATGATACGGTCGTAACGGGAACAGCTGAACCAAATGCAGCAATAAAAATAAGTATTATGGGTTATGAAATAGGCTATGACTTCGCAGATGTAACAGGAGCGTTTTCAGTTGCAATTAACCCGCAAGCTGCAGGTACAGAGTTAATCATTACGGCCACAGATGCAGCAGGAAATGAAAGTGAGTCAGCATTCGTAACTGTATCGGAAGCAATTGTAAATCCGCCAGAAGATACAACACCGCCAGCTGTACCAGTGATTAATCCGGTGGATAGCGATGATACGGTCGTAACCGGAACATCAGAACCTGAATCTACTTTAGTTGTAACGGTTAATAGTCTTGTAATTGGATTTACTTTTGCTGATGAAACAGGCGCATATTCAGCTGCGATTATGCCACAAGCTGCAGGAACTGAGATCACTGTGACTGCAAAAGATGCAACAGGAAATGAAAGTGAACCAGCAAAGATAACTGTAACAGAAGCAAATCCACCGGTGGATACGACACCACCAGCAGCACCAACAGTCAATCCGGTAGATAGCGATGATACGGTTGTAACGGGAATGGCAGAAGCTGAATCTACAATAAAAGTAACCGTTTCGGGTAGTGTGATCGCAACGGGAACAGCAAATGAATATGGGGCCTTCTCAGTAGCAATTACACCACAAAATGCTGATACAGTCTTAGAAGTAACAGCAACAGACGCAGCCGAAAATGAAAGTGAGCCAGTATTTATTACCGTTAAGATAGCTGAAATAGAAACTGGCAATAATGGTGAATTTGCAAACGGAAAGATTATTGTTGATGGAAGAAATGTGAGTGGTAAAGTTAAACTTGATATAACGTATAATGAATTACCTGCCAATGTATCTGGTATTCAAATTGATATTCCTGTACCGCAAAATGCAGGGCTTAGCAATCCGGATATTATATTAAACGAGGCCATAGGTCTAACTGAAGATGATATCCAAATAAATCAAGTTTCCAATAATGTTTATACGTTGTTAGTAGGTGGTAGTGAATTAGTGGCGAATCCATTACCTACTTCAGGTAAGATTGGTACGATTACATTCGATACAGCTTCTACTGAGAATATAGATTTAAGGTTCAATAAATTGATATTTACCTTAAAGTCTCTTGAAACGCCGCAGATTGCTGTTTCGAATGTAAGTATGGTGGTTAAATCTCTTATTCCAATACCTGAAAACCACTATGTATATGATGTGAATAGAGATGGAAATATCGATATTACAGATGGGTCAATGATTCTTTATTGGCTTACAAATGAAATGGATATCCAAAATCAAATACCAAGTATTACTGTAATCGACAGAAGTATAGATTATGGTGAGTTAGATGAATTGCGCTATTTCTATGACGTAAATCTTGATGGCGATATAAACGTTACAGATTACACGACGGTACTGTTCTGGCTCACAAATGAAATGGATATCCAAACTCAAAGACCACACTTTGATGGGATCCCAAATGTAAACTAA
- a CDS encoding CFI-box-CTERM domain-containing protein, translating to MKPIRMYLAIILAFFICSPIVHTASAANDIVVTEKTINDILTITGKNDGETLELNFKYNNLAGEFTAAQIEVNSNSKMNMDGTFTIGANLESGDIQSSQIVDTVYQVIISGSRLTKTPYPGGKSGEIGTIRFQMSEPGDVAIEFKSLIVNQRSLSNAAPVNINDQDNYVVNFPGPSASGGDTTPPSPPTVNPVDSDDTVVTGTAEAGSTVKVSVNGTIIGTGAATSAQSYSVSIPAQNAGTELAVTATDAANNASQPTMIVVSDATPEVTYTITVVPVVATDSKVSGLIQVEGLAALPTGLSVQLKQGNSSLGNGNVNQDGSFEIPVSSNLVAGAYKVELLNAAKEKLAENSFEVLVDECFIATASFGSKFEPSVTLLRNFRDDVLLQSTAGETFVKFYYSHSPKVANVIADSDTLKTVTRVALTPVIAAVYLTYNPVWIVLLVVAFAALWMVRRNRRSNIQA from the coding sequence ATGAAACCAATTAGAATGTACCTTGCCATTATTTTAGCGTTTTTTATATGTAGTCCAATCGTACACACTGCAAGTGCAGCGAACGATATTGTCGTAACAGAGAAGACAATTAACGACATTCTAACAATAACCGGTAAAAATGATGGAGAAACTTTAGAACTTAACTTCAAATACAATAATTTAGCTGGAGAATTTACGGCAGCACAAATAGAAGTGAATTCAAATTCAAAGATGAATATGGATGGTACCTTTACGATTGGTGCGAATCTTGAGAGTGGAGATATCCAAAGTAGCCAAATAGTGGATACAGTTTATCAAGTAATAATAAGTGGATCTCGGTTAACGAAAACACCATATCCAGGGGGCAAATCAGGCGAAATTGGCACGATTCGTTTTCAGATGTCTGAACCTGGTGATGTGGCAATTGAATTTAAATCACTCATTGTTAATCAAAGGTCACTATCGAATGCCGCGCCGGTTAACATAAATGATCAGGATAATTATGTAGTCAATTTTCCAGGTCCATCTGCAAGTGGAGGAGATACAACACCACCATCACCACCAACTGTAAATCCAGTGGATAGCGATGATACGGTCGTAACTGGAACCGCAGAAGCGGGTTCAACTGTAAAAGTTAGTGTGAATGGAACAATAATTGGGACAGGTGCAGCTACATCAGCTCAATCATATTCGGTATCTATTCCAGCTCAAAACGCAGGCACAGAATTAGCTGTAACCGCAACGGATGCTGCTAACAACGCAAGTCAACCGACAATGATTGTAGTGTCAGATGCAACACCGGAAGTGACATATACTATTACAGTTGTTCCAGTAGTTGCAACGGATTCTAAAGTTTCAGGGCTTATTCAGGTTGAAGGATTGGCTGCGTTACCTACAGGATTATCAGTTCAGCTAAAGCAAGGGAATAGCTCGTTAGGAAATGGAAATGTTAATCAAGATGGATCATTTGAAATACCTGTATCAAGCAATCTTGTTGCCGGAGCGTACAAGGTAGAGCTTCTTAATGCAGCTAAGGAAAAGTTAGCTGAAAATTCATTTGAGGTATTAGTGGATGAATGTTTCATTGCAACAGCATCTTTTGGTTCAAAATTTGAACCATCGGTTACATTGCTGCGTAATTTCCGTGATGATGTACTATTACAATCGACTGCAGGGGAAACGTTTGTTAAATTCTATTATAGCCATTCACCAAAGGTCGCAAATGTAATAGCGGATAGTGACACCTTAAAGACTGTTACGCGAGTTGCTCTTACTCCAGTAATTGCAGCAGTATACTTAACATATAATCCTGTATGGATTGTGTTATTGGTAGTGGCTTTTGCTGCTCTATGGATGGTAAGACGTAATCGTAGAAGTAATATTCAAGCATAA